A stretch of DNA from Serinibacter arcticus:
GTCGGTCCGCGTGGGCTTCGGGCCGTCGGTGTCCTCGGGACGCCGACGTTGTCTAGTGCCTCACGCGGACCGGACCACGGTCCGCCCCGCTGCGGGTGAGCTGGTTCGTGCATGCCCCCATCCGCACGGTGCTCACGGCAGACAACTCGTCCGGGAGGCCGGTGTCAAGCGGGTGTCGTCGCAGGTAACGGACGTCCCTGCAGGTCAGCACGACCCGTCCACGAGGTGAACGACAGGGGGCGTCCGGCGTGTCGGACGGCGTGTCGGCCGGGTCCGTCCACTCAGTGGTCACAGCCTCCCGGCAAGGATGGCGACGCCGTCGACGACCGTGCTCACGCACCGCGGCGGCTCCCACGTCAGGTCGGTGACGGCGCCGAGCCGCGGCAGCGGCGGCACGCCGGACCGCGAGTCCAGCGACCACGCCGAGCGCCGGGCGTCGGCCGCCTGCGTCACGAGCTCGTCGGCGTCCCACACCGCGAACGTCGCGGGCGAGCCGACGTGCAGCCGCCCGAGCGTCGGTCCGTCGGGGCGGCTGCTGGCGCGCCAGGCCCCGCGGGTGTGCGCGACGAACGCCGCCCGGGCGGACAGCCCCGCCGCCAGGGCGTGCTGGACGCGGCGCCACGGCCCGCCGGCGGCGTCGTCCGCGAGCCCGAGGGCGAGCGGCACCCCGGCGGCGGCGCGGGCCGCCAGGTCCACGTCGCCGAGGCCGACCGGGTCGAGGCAGGCCACCGTGCCGGGCGCGAGGGCGTCCAGCTCGGCCTCGCTGCGCACGACGCGAGCCCACGGGCTGCGAGAGGTCTCGTCGAGACGGGCCGCGATCCCCATCGCGGCCAGCGCCGCGGGGTCCGCCACGGGAGCCTGTCCCACGGCGTCGACGAAGCCGGGGGCCAGCAGCGCGCCGGCGAGGTCGACGACGACCAGGTCGTCCCCGCCGACCCGGGCCTGGACGTCGGCGCCCTCCTCGTCCCCGAGCCAGGCGATCACCCCGCCGGAGACGAGCAGCGCCGTCGCGAACGGGTCGGCGTCGCTGTGGACGGTGCCGGCGCGGTACAGCGTCGCGGCGCTCACACGAGCTCCTGCGCGACGACGCCGCGACGGACGAGGCCCATGGCCTCCCGGGCGCGGGACCGCAGGGCCGGGGACGGCGCGGCGTTGGTCAGCTGGTCGAGGACGTCGAGCACCTGCTTGCACCACCTCACGAAGTCACCTGCTGCCATGTCACCGCTGCTGAGCACGTCGCTCAGGCTGGTCCCGCGGGCCCACGAGTGCGCGAGCCGGACGAAACCGGTGTCGATCGGCGGTGCCGGCGTCAGCCCCGCCTCGCGCTCGAGCCCCTCGACCTCGGCCGCGGCCCGTGCCGTGGCGTCGAGCGCCTGCCCGAGCCGCGCCCCGACCCCGTGCACCACCTGGGGGCCGCCCTCGTCGTCGCCGCGCGAGGAGTAGACGATCGTCGTGACGGCGGCGGCGAGCTCCGCGGCGTCCAGGGCGTCCCACGCGCCGGACTGCAGGCACTGCGCGAGCACGAGGTCGCGCTCCGCGTACAGCCGACGCAGCCACCGTCCTGCCGGCGTCACCCGCGTGTCCTCGCCCTCGCGCTCGAGGTAGCCGAGCTCGAGCAGAACCTCGCAGACGCGGTCGAAGTCGCGGGCGATCGAGGCGGTCCTGCTGGCGATCCGGGCGTTCAGCCGCGTCTGGTCGGCGAGCAGGCCCTCGGCGCGGCGCGCCCAGCGCAGGTGGTCCTCCCGCTCGGGGCAGCCGTGCACGGGGTGCTGACGGAGCGCGGAGCGCAGCCGGGCGATGCTCGACTCGGACCCCGGCGTCTCGTGCGCGGCGTTCTCGGCCGACCCGATGGAACCCGGCCCACCCGCCCGGTCGCGCTCGCGGGCGCTGCCGGGGAAGCCGGAGGCGAGGCCGTTGCGCAGCGTGGACGCGAGGTCGCGCCGGGCCCGCGGGTCGCGCGCGTTGAAGTCGCGCGGCACCTTGACACGGCCGGCGACGCGGACGCCGTGCGGCACCTCCGCCGTCGTGAGGACGCGGACCTGGTGCTCGGAGTTGAGCACCTGGGGGCGCGGCCCGTCGAAACCGGGCGTGCCCGTGTCCACGACGACGGCCCAGCCCGAGCGGCGTCCGCGCGGGATCTCCAGCACGTCGCCCACGCGCAGGCCGCCCAGGGAGTCGGCGACCGCGCGCCTGCGGGCCTGCGACCGCTCGCGCTGACCGTCCGCCTCGACGTCGGTCAGGGTGCGCAGGAGCTCGAGGTAGGAGTCGATGTCGCCCCGGTCGCACGCCATCGCCTCCCGGTAGCCGGCGAGCGCGTCGGCCTGCTTGTGCGCCTGCCGCGCGAGCCCGACGACGCTGCGGTCGGCCTGGAACTGCGCGAACGACTGCTCGAGCGTGTCGCGCACGCGCGGGTACGGCGCCTTGCTGAGGAGGTTGACGGCCATGTTGTAGGTCGGACGGAAGCTGGAGCGCAGCGGGTAGGTGCGGCGCGAGGCGAGGCCGGCGACGGCGTTGGGATCCACGCCCGAGGCGTACAGCACGACGGCGTGCCCCTCGACGTCGATCCCGCGCCGACCGGCCCGGCCGGTCAGCTGCGTGTACTCCCCCGGTGACAGCGCGGCGTGCTCGCGGCCGTCCCACTTCACCAGACGCTCGATCACCACGGAGCGCGCGGGCATGTTCACGCCGAGCGACAGCGTCTCGGTGGCGAAGACGACCTTGACCAGCCCGCTGACGAACAGCGCCTCGACCGCCTCCTTGAAGGCGGGCAGCAGCCCGGCGTGGTGGGCGGCGACCCCGCGCATCGCGGCGACGGCGAAGGAGGAGAACCCGACGGCGTCGAGGTCCTCGGCCGGGATCCGCACGGACGTGGCCTCGAGGATCTCGCCGATGCGCTTCTGCTCGGCCTGCGTCGTCAGCCGCAGCCCGGAGGCCACGACCTGGTCGACGGCGGCCTCGCAGCCGGCCCGGGAGAAGACGAAGACGATCGCCGGCAGCAGCCCGACGGCGTCGAGCCGCTCGACGACCGTGTCGCGGCGCGGGGGTCGCACACCCGCCGGCCGGTCGTTGCGTCCGCCGCCGGACGACCGACCGCCGCGGCCCTGGCGCCCGCGACCCCGGTCGTTGCGTCCGCCGTAGCTGCCCGGCCCGGCGGTCGAGCGCTCGACGCGACGCACCGCCTCGACCAGGTCGGGGTTGAGGACGCCGGCCTCGGCACCCGGGCCGTTGTCGCGGGTCGTGTAGAGGTCGAGCACCTCGTGCCTGACCATCATGTGCTGCCACAGCGGGACGGGACGGTGCTCGGAGACGACCACCGCCGTCGTGCCCCGCACCTCCGTGAGCCACTCGCCGAACTCCTCGGCGTTGGAGACGGTGGCCGAGAGGGAGACGAGCCGCACCGTCGGGGCGAGCAGGAGGATGACCTCCTCCCACACCGGACCGCGGAACGCGTCGGCCAGGTAGTGCACCTCGTCCATGACGACGTAGCCGAGGTCGTCGAGCGTGCTCGAGGAGCCGTAGATCATGTTGCGCAGCACCTCGGTCGTCATCACGACGACGGGGGCCTCGGAGTTGATCGACACGTCGCCGGTGAGCAGGCCGACCTTGTCGGGGCCGTGCACGCGGGCGAGGTCGAGGTACTTCTGGTTCGACAGCGCCTTGATCGGCGTCGTGTAGAACGCCTTCCGCCCCGAGGCGAGCGCGAGGTGGACGGCGCACTCCCCCACGACCGTCTTGCCCGCGCCGGTGGGCGCCGCCACCAGCACGTCCTCGCCCGAGGCGAGGTGGCGGCAGGCCTGCTGCTGGAAGTCGTCGAGCGGGAAGTCGAGCTCGCGCTCGAACTCCTCCAGGGCCGGTGCCAGGGCCCCCATCGCTGAGGTCTGCCTGGCCCGTCGGCGCGAGGCCGCGTACCGCTCGGCCGGAGTGGTCATGCCTCCACTTTAGGCGAGCACCGCGAGCGCTCCGGGGACCACGCGCAGGCGCAGCGGGACGCGTCCGACCGGTTCGCCGTCGGCGTGCACGAGCGGGGGCGGCGCGAGCCGGCGCTCGGTGCCGGGGCCGGGCAGCAGGTGCACCTCCGAGGCCCGCGTGACGCTGACGGCGGGGTGGGACAGGTGCGTGCCGCCGTAGACGCGCGGGAAGACGCGCAGCAGGGTGCGGCGCGGGATCGTGCGCGCCGTCACGACGTCGAACTGGCCGTCCGTCCAGGAGGCGTCCGGCGCGATCTGCATCCCGCCCCCGATCGAGCGCGAGTTCGCGACGGCGAGGAGCGTCCCGGCGTCCCCGAGGTCGACCCCGTCGGCCACGACGCGGACGTCGAATCCGCGGAACGCGGCGAGCTCGGCGGCGAGCGCGATGACGTAGCGGGCGGGGCCGCGCGGTCGCGAGATGCGGTTGGCCCGCCCGTTCACGGCGGCGTCGATGCCCGCGCTGAGCACGTTGAGGAAGAACCGGCGCACGCCGTCGGGGGTGGCGTCCCCGTCCGCCGCGGTCGCGTCCTGCCGGAGCGTCGTGATCTCGCCGACGTCGAGCCGGCGCGGCGGTCGGGTGAGCGCCGCGACGACGTGGGCCACGCCGGTGACCGGGTCACGCAGGTCGAGCCCGAGCGACCGGGCGGTGTCGTTGCCGGTACCGGCCGCGACCAGGCCGAGGGGGACGTGGGGCGCGTGCGTGAGGATCGCGTTCACCGCGAGGTTCACGACGCCGTCGCCCCCGACGCCCACGAGCGCGTCGGCCCCGGGGGCCTGGAGGAAGGCGGCGGTGCGGGCGCGGGCGCTCGTCACGTCCGGGGTCGTCAGGTCGACGACGTCGTGGCCCGCGGCGCGCAGCTGGTCGGCCACGACCGGACCCGCCGCCGCGGCGCGGCCGCGCCCCGCCGCGGGGTTGACGACGAGCCCGATGCGGCTCATGCGCCGTCGCCGCTGATCTCGTCCCAGCGCCGTGCGGCGCGGTCGTAGCGTCCCTGACGGCGGTGGCGGCGGGTGGCCCTGACCTCCGCCCGCTCGGCGCGCAGCTCCTCGCGGCGGGCGGCCGACGCGGTGATCTCGGCCTCGATCTCGGCCGCCCTGTCCTCGAGCGCCTCGAGCTCGGCCATCCGGGCCTCGAGGCGCTCCAGGACCGCCTGCGCCTGCTGCACCTGCGCCATCAGGGCGCGGAAGGACCTCCAGAGCCGGAGCCCGATCCACACCAGGAGCGCCAGCGCCGCCAGCACCAGGATCACCCACACGAGCCACCAGGGCATCAGGACACCTCTCCGTAGGCGGCCAGAGCCGAGGCGGCCCGGACAGCGATCGCGTCAGCGACGTGGGCCGGCGCCAGCGCCAGCACGTCGGGACCCAGGTCGAGCACGAGCCGGGCCAGCCAAGCCTCGTCCGCGACGTCGAGCTCGACGTCGATGTCGCGCTCCCCCTCGCGCACGACGTCGCCGCCGAACCGCTCGGCCACCCAGCGGCTCCGGGGCGTCAGCGTGAGCGTGGCGCGCAGCGCCGAGGCCTCCGGGCGCACCCGGCCGGAGGTCGCCCCGACGTCGTGCGGCTCGACGGCGACGCCGGTCGCCGCGACGACGCCGATCCGGTCCAGCCGGAAGTGGCGCACGCCGTCGGCGAGCAGGCACCAGCCGCGCAGGAACCACGCCTCGCCGTCGCTGAGCAGCTCGAGCGGGTCGACGTCGCGCTCGGTCGTGCGGTCGGAGGCGTCGGTGTAGCGCAGGTGCACGCGCTCCCCCGCCGCCAGGGCGGCGCGAGCGACGCCGAGCACGCGGGCGACGTGGGCGTCCAGCGCGGGATCCGCACCGTCGGCCGGGGCGATCGCGACGGCCTCGGCGGCGGTCGCGGCGTCACCCGCAGCCGCCGTGAGCTTGGCCAGCGCCGAGGACAGCGCGGGGTCGGAGCCGAGGCCGGGCAGGTTCGCCATGGCACGCAGCGCGACGATCAGGGCGACGGCCTCGCCCGGTCCGAGCCGCAGCGGCCGGTCCATGCCGCGGGCGTTCGTCAGCGTGATGCGCTGGGAGTCGTAGGAGTCCGCCGAGAAGTCGAGCAGGTCGTCGGGCTGGTAGCCGGGCGTCCCGGAGACCCACAGCGTGTCGACGTCGCGCATGATCTGCGCCGGCGGCACCCCGAAGTGCTCGGCGAGCTCGGCGACCGGGACGTCGTCGCGGTCGGCCAGGTAGGCCACGAGGGCGAGCAGGCGCGCGAGCCGCTCGGAGGTCGCCTCAGCCACGGGCCACCCCCGTGAGGGCTGCGACGGCGCGCAGCCGCGTCAGGACGGCGTCGCGCAGGGGCGGCGGGTCCAGGACGACGACGGCATCGGTCTGGCCGGCCAGCAGCCCGGCGAGGTCCTCGACGTCGCCCAGCGACAGCTCGAGCACGTCCCAGCCCTCCCACTCCCCCGCGCCCGGCGTCGTGCTGCGGGCGCGCAGCCGGACCTCGGCGGCACGCTCGGGGCGGACGGCGACCGTGGCGGGTGCGGTCCGGGCCGACGAGTCCGACGGGCCCGTCGCGGCGCCTCCGCGCGGCGCCGTCGCGGAGCCCGCGGCCCCGACCTTCACCGAACCGGTGATGCGCGAGAGCCGGAACAGCCGCTCGGCGTCGCGGACGAGGTCGTGACCCTGGACGTACCAGGCGCCGTCGCGCACGAGGAGTCGCCACGGCTCCACCCGGCGCTGCCCCGGGGCCGCCGAGGTCGCGGCACGGTAGGTGAACGTCACCGCGGCCCGGTCCTCGATCGCGGTCAGCAGCGGGTCGAAGGTCGCCGTCGGGGGTGGGATGCGCAGCACGTGGCCGCTGAGCTCGGGCGACGCGGCCGGCGCGACGGCGCGCAGCTTCGTCAGCGCGCGCCGGGCCGGCAGGTCGAGGTGGGCGCCGTCCCAGACCTGGGCGGCGACGCTCAGCACACCGATCTCGGCCGGGGTGAGGTCGACGCGCGGCAGGTCGTAGCCGTCGAGGTCGATGCGGTAGCCGATGTCGTCGCCGTGGGCGTCGTCGGTGAGGGTGACCAGCGGGATGCCGAGCTCCCGGAGGGTCACCTTGTCGCGCTCGAACATGCGCTCGAACGCGTCGTCGTTGCTCGCCTGCGAGTAGCCGTTCACGGTGGACCGGACGTCCTGCTTGGTCATCCGGTGCTCGGTGTGGGTCAGCGCGATCACGAGGTCGAGGAGCCGTTCAGCCGGCGTCACGGATGTGGACATCACCGGCCAGCCTAGTGCGCGGCATGATGGTCGCCATGATCATCTGGCGCGACGGCGTGGTGACGGCGACCGGAACGTCGTGGCGGGGTGCGGTGGAGCTGCGCGTGGAGATCACGGCTGGCCCGGCCGCACCGGTCTCGGTGGCCCCCGGGACGGTCGTCAAAGCGCTCGCCTACCCCGAGCTGGTCGGGACGCCACGGGTCGGCGACCGCGTCAGCCTCACCTGCTCGGCGCTGGCCCGCGGCCTCGGGACGGGGGGCTACGCGATGGTCGCGGCGATCCCCGACGCGCTGCCCGCCGATCCGCCGCCCTCCCCCGGCCACCTCGTCAAGGCGCGCTACACGCCGCTCCAGTCCATGGTGCTCGGGGTCGACGAGCAGGAGTCCGACTCCCACGCGGTGCTGGCCGACGCGGACGACCTCGGCGGGATGCCGGTCGTCGTCGCCGACCTGCACTCCGCGCTCCCGGCCGTCCTCGCGGGGCTGCGGGCCGAGGCCGCGGCCGCCGGCCGGCCCGCTCCCCGCGTCGCGTACGTGATGACCGACGGCGGGGCGCTGCCTGCCTGGTTCTCCCGCTCGCTCGCCCAGCTGCGCGAGGCGGGCTGGCTCGAGGCGTCCGTCACGGTCGGGCAGGCGTTCGGCGGCGACCTCGAGGCCGTCACGCTGCACTCGGGGCTGCTGGCCGCGAAGCACGTGCTCGGCGTCGACGTCGTGATCGTCGCGCAGGGGCCGGGCAACCTCGGGACGGGCACACGCTGGGGCTTCTCGGGCGTGGCCGCGGGCGAGGCGCTCAACGCCGTCGCGGTCCTGGGCGGCCGGGGGGTGGCATCGCTGCGGGTGTCCAACGCCGACGCGCGGGGGCGGCACCGGGGCGTCTCCCACCACTCGACGACCGCCTACGGTCGCGTGGCGCTGGCGGCGAGCGACGTCGTCGTGCCGGTCTCCCACCACCGTCACGACGTGCCGGGCTGGGACGCGGACCTGGGTCGCTACGTGATGCTCTCGGCGCAGGAGATCACCGCGCCGCACACGCCGCACCGCCTCGTCCCGGTCCCGGTCGCGGGACTGGAGGTCGCGCTCCGGGACGTCCCGGTCCGGCTCTCCACGATGGGGCGGACGCTCCAGGACGATGCGACGCCGTTCCTCGCGGCCGCCGCCGCGGGGCGGTGGGCGGCGCGCCTGCTCGCCCCGGTGACGGGAACGATCTGGCACCTCGCGCTCGAGTCCGACTGGGCTCGCGCCGTCGAGCACGGGAGCTACGAGACGTCCACGCGCGACTGCCCGCTGGCCGAGGTCGGTTTCGTCCACGCGTCCCTGGACCACCAGGTCGACGGCGTGGCCGCGGCGGTGTACGGCGACCTCGCCGGATCCGGCGCCGTGCTGCTGGAGATCGACGCCGACGCGCTGGCTGCGGGCGGGGTGGCCGTGGTGCGCGAACCCGGCTCGCCCGACCAGAGCGGCGACCGGTTCCCGCACGTCTACGGCGCGGTCCCGGTGACGGCGGTCCGCGCGGTCCGGCCCTGGCGCGGGACGCTCGCGGCGACGACCGGCGCGGGGTCCTAGCAGGCGGGGTCCTAGCCGGGAGGGTCCTGGGCGGCAGGGTCCTCGCCGGCAGGGTCCTGGGCGGGGCCTCGACCCCGCCCCCGGCCCGGCCTCACACGATCGGGACGTCCCGGTGCCAGGACTCGGTCACGTAGCGCAGCCGCCACCCCAGCGCGGAGTAGATCTCCTGGGCGCGCGTGGAGGAGTCGGCGTCGACCTCGAGCCCGACGCGGTCGCGGCCGCGGCTCGCGGCGTCGGCCACGATCGAGTGCAGCAGGCCCTTGGCCACGCCGCGCCCGCGGGCCGTCCCCAGCACGCCGAGGTAGGACACGTAGGAGCCGTCCGGCCCGTCCTGGCTCTCGCTCACCGTTCCCACGAGGGCGCCGACCGGGATCGGTTCCCCGGGGCGATCGACGAGCTCCGCGAGCCACCAGTGGTCCCACCGGTGCCCCGGGTCCTCGCGGAGTCGGTGCAGGAACTCGTCGAACGTCTCGGCCCACGAGTTGAAGTGGTCGGTGAAGGCGTCCTCGAGGATCTCGTGGACGGCCCGCAGGTCGGACTCCTCTGGCAGCCCGACGCCGTCGCGACGCACGAGACGGAACCGCACGCCCGAGCGCTCCCACGAGTGCGGATCGGTGACCAGGTCGGCGTCCTCGTCCTGCGCCGGGCGCGACATCTGCCACCAGGTGCGGACCTTGGCGAAGTCGGCGGCGGCCAGCCAGGCGTGCAGCCGCTCGTCGGCGGCGAAGGCCCCGGTGTCGATCTGCTGGACGTCGAGGCCGCGGGCCGAGCCCACGGCGGCGGCCTGGGCGACGGCCCAGTCGACGAGGACGCTCGCGCAGGCGTCAGCCTCGGCGGTGGGGAGGTCGTGGCTCACGACGTGGACCAGCAGCATCCGGCCGCCGGCGCGGTCGTGCACGCTGCCCCAGGCCTGGATCCGCTCGCGGCCGTCGAGCACGACGACGTTGGCGCGGGTGCGCTCCGCGGGGACGCCGATCTCACCGAGCACCGCGGCCTCGTCCGACCCCGGCCACCCGCGACCGCGAGCCTCGTGGTCGCGCAGCAGGGCCGTCAGCCGCTCGACGACGGCCGGGTCGCCGGCGTCGGGCCGGGCCACCGTCCATCCAGGTGGGAGCGCCGGCGTGACCGGGAGCACCGCCGCCGGGTCGTCGACGAATCGGGACTCCGCGGGGGGCGCGACGTCCTCGACGGGCGCGGCGTCCTCGGGGGGCGCGGACTCCTGGCGAGTCGCGTCGGGCATGGGGGTGCTCCTTCCGAGGTCCGGGCTCAGCGGTCGACCGCGGTCCCGTACCGGTTCACGAGGGCGGCGAGACGCCGCGCCTCCTGGATCGAGCGATCGCCGTCGGCCTTCTGGATGGCCATCACCGCGATCTCGTCGCCCTCCGCGAGGTCCAGCTGGGCCCAGGCGCGGTCGGCGGAGTAGCGCACGGAGACGACCTCGGCCCACTCCAGGCGACGGGTGGTCAGCAGGTTGCGCACCGTCAGGCCGTCGGCGTCCGGCACCGCACGGACCGTGGCCTGGCGCCAGAGGATGCCCCAGAGCACGCAGGAGAACACGATCATCAGCAGGTAGTCGTCCGGCGCGAGCCGGGTGGCCGCGTTGGGCCGCACGAACACGAACAGCGCGACGAGGCTGACGAGCACGACGATCGACAGCACGGCTGCCACCAGCCGCGCCCAGCGGGGCTGGAACGGTGCGAGGACGGCGTCTGTCGGGGACACGGGTGTCGGCGTCGTCACGGGGGCGTCAGAGGCGGGTCGCGTGGATCTGCGTGACGAGGATGGCGCGGGCGCCGATCTCGTAGAGCTCGTCCATGATCCGGTGGCTCGCGCGGCGCGGGACCATCACCCGGACGGCGGCCCAGCCGCGGTCGTGCAGCGGCGAGACGGTCGGCGACTCGAGGCCGGGCGAGATCTCGACGGCGCGGGCCACGCGCTCGACGGGGATGTCGTAGTCCATGAGGACGTACTCGCGGGCGGTCAGGACGCCGGCGATCCGGCGGTCGAGCGTGTCGAAGCCGGGGCGCGGGTCGCCGAGGGGGCGGATCAGCACGGCCTCGGAGGCGAGGATCTGGTCGCCGAAGGTCGACAGGCCGGCGGCCCGCAGGGTCGAGCCGGTCTCGACGACGTCGGCGACGGCGTCGGCCACGCCGAGCTGGACCGTGGACTCGATCGCGCCGTCGAGGCGGACGACCTCGGCCGTCACGCCGCGGCCGGCGAGGTGGCGCTCGACCAGGACCTTGTACGACGTGGCGATGCGCTTGCCCTCGAGGTCCTCGACCGAGGTGATCTCGCTGGCCGGGGCCGCGAAGTGGAAGCTCGAGCGCGCGAACCCGAGGGCGCGGTGCTCGATGGCCTCGACGCCGGAGTCGATGAGCAGGTCGCGGCCGGTGATGCCGGCGTCCACCGTGCCCGAGCCGACGTAGACGGCGATGTCGCGCGGACGGAGGAAGAAGAACTCGACCTCGTTGTCCGCGTCGGTCAGGACGAGCTCACGGGAGTCGCGGCGCTGGCGGTAGCCCGCCTCGGTGAGCATGGTGGTGGCGGGCTCGCTGAGCGAACCCTTGTTCGGGACGGCGATACGAAGCACGGTGGCGGGGCTTTCTGCTGGTGAGGCGGACGGGCGGGAGCGAACCGTCACAGATGTCGGTAGACGTCCTGCAGCGTCAGACCCTTCGCGATCATCATCACCTGGACGTGGTACAGCAGCTGCGAGATCTCCTCGGCCGCCTCCTGGTCGCTCTGGAACTCGGCGGCCATCCAGGACTCCGCCGCCTCCTCCACGAGCTTCTTGCCGATGAAGTGGACACCGGCGTCGAGCTCGGCGACGGTGCCGGAGCCCTCGGGGCGGGTGACCGCCTTCTCCGAGAGCTCGGCGAACAGGGATTCGAACGTCTTCACACCCCCAGGGTATCGCCGCCCCGGGGCCCGACCCCTGGCCGTCCAGCACTCGGCGGCCGCGGAGCGGGGCTCTCAGCCCTCGTTCTCGACGGCGGCGTTGGTGTAGCCGCCGTCCGGAACGGCCGTGATCATGCCGGCCGCGAGCATCGCCTGCGCCATCGCGTCCCAGGTCGCCGGGTCGGTGGTGCCCGACGTGCTCAGCAGCGGGATCGTGGCCTCGAGCA
This window harbors:
- a CDS encoding DEAD/DEAH box helicase produces the protein MTTPAERYAASRRRARQTSAMGALAPALEEFERELDFPLDDFQQQACRHLASGEDVLVAAPTGAGKTVVGECAVHLALASGRKAFYTTPIKALSNQKYLDLARVHGPDKVGLLTGDVSINSEAPVVVMTTEVLRNMIYGSSSTLDDLGYVVMDEVHYLADAFRGPVWEEVILLLAPTVRLVSLSATVSNAEEFGEWLTEVRGTTAVVVSEHRPVPLWQHMMVRHEVLDLYTTRDNGPGAEAGVLNPDLVEAVRRVERSTAGPGSYGGRNDRGRGRQGRGGRSSGGGRNDRPAGVRPPRRDTVVERLDAVGLLPAIVFVFSRAGCEAAVDQVVASGLRLTTQAEQKRIGEILEATSVRIPAEDLDAVGFSSFAVAAMRGVAAHHAGLLPAFKEAVEALFVSGLVKVVFATETLSLGVNMPARSVVIERLVKWDGREHAALSPGEYTQLTGRAGRRGIDVEGHAVVLYASGVDPNAVAGLASRRTYPLRSSFRPTYNMAVNLLSKAPYPRVRDTLEQSFAQFQADRSVVGLARQAHKQADALAGYREAMACDRGDIDSYLELLRTLTDVEADGQRERSQARRRAVADSLGGLRVGDVLEIPRGRRSGWAVVVDTGTPGFDGPRPQVLNSEHQVRVLTTAEVPHGVRVAGRVKVPRDFNARDPRARRDLASTLRNGLASGFPGSARERDRAGGPGSIGSAENAAHETPGSESSIARLRSALRQHPVHGCPEREDHLRWARRAEGLLADQTRLNARIASRTASIARDFDRVCEVLLELGYLEREGEDTRVTPAGRWLRRLYAERDLVLAQCLQSGAWDALDAAELAAAVTTIVYSSRGDDEGGPQVVHGVGARLGQALDATARAAAEVEGLEREAGLTPAPPIDTGFVRLAHSWARGTSLSDVLSSGDMAAGDFVRWCKQVLDVLDQLTNAAPSPALRSRAREAMGLVRRGVVAQELV
- a CDS encoding helix-turn-helix transcriptional regulator; protein product: MSTSVTPAERLLDLVIALTHTEHRMTKQDVRSTVNGYSQASNDDAFERMFERDKVTLRELGIPLVTLTDDAHGDDIGYRIDLDGYDLPRVDLTPAEIGVLSVAAQVWDGAHLDLPARRALTKLRAVAPAASPELSGHVLRIPPPTATFDPLLTAIEDRAAVTFTYRAATSAAPGQRRVEPWRLLVRDGAWYVQGHDLVRDAERLFRLSRITGSVKVGAAGSATAPRGGAATGPSDSSARTAPATVAVRPERAAEVRLRARSTTPGAGEWEGWDVLELSLGDVEDLAGLLAGQTDAVVVLDPPPLRDAVLTRLRAVAALTGVARG
- a CDS encoding PH domain-containing protein → MSPTDAVLAPFQPRWARLVAAVLSIVVLVSLVALFVFVRPNAATRLAPDDYLLMIVFSCVLWGILWRQATVRAVPDADGLTVRNLLTTRRLEWAEVVSVRYSADRAWAQLDLAEGDEIAVMAIQKADGDRSIQEARRLAALVNRYGTAVDR
- a CDS encoding phosphoribosyl-ATP diphosphatase, which gives rise to MKTFESLFAELSEKAVTRPEGSGTVAELDAGVHFIGKKLVEEAAESWMAAEFQSDQEAAEEISQLLYHVQVMMIAKGLTLQDVYRHL
- the hisG gene encoding ATP phosphoribosyltransferase; the protein is MLRIAVPNKGSLSEPATTMLTEAGYRQRRDSRELVLTDADNEVEFFFLRPRDIAVYVGSGTVDAGITGRDLLIDSGVEAIEHRALGFARSSFHFAAPASEITSVEDLEGKRIATSYKVLVERHLAGRGVTAEVVRLDGAIESTVQLGVADAVADVVETGSTLRAAGLSTFGDQILASEAVLIRPLGDPRPGFDTLDRRIAGVLTAREYVLMDYDIPVERVARAVEISPGLESPTVSPLHDRGWAAVRVMVPRRASHRIMDELYEIGARAILVTQIHATRL
- a CDS encoding DUF3866 family protein: MIIWRDGVVTATGTSWRGAVELRVEITAGPAAPVSVAPGTVVKALAYPELVGTPRVGDRVSLTCSALARGLGTGGYAMVAAIPDALPADPPPSPGHLVKARYTPLQSMVLGVDEQESDSHAVLADADDLGGMPVVVADLHSALPAVLAGLRAEAAAAGRPAPRVAYVMTDGGALPAWFSRSLAQLREAGWLEASVTVGQAFGGDLEAVTLHSGLLAAKHVLGVDVVIVAQGPGNLGTGTRWGFSGVAAGEALNAVAVLGGRGVASLRVSNADARGRHRGVSHHSTTAYGRVALAASDVVVPVSHHRHDVPGWDADLGRYVMLSAQEITAPHTPHRLVPVPVAGLEVALRDVPVRLSTMGRTLQDDATPFLAAAAAGRWAARLLAPVTGTIWHLALESDWARAVEHGSYETSTRDCPLAEVGFVHASLDHQVDGVAAAVYGDLAGSGAVLLEIDADALAAGGVAVVREPGSPDQSGDRFPHVYGAVPVTAVRAVRPWRGTLAATTGAGS
- a CDS encoding helix-turn-helix transcriptional regulator, producing MAEATSERLARLLALVAYLADRDDVPVAELAEHFGVPPAQIMRDVDTLWVSGTPGYQPDDLLDFSADSYDSQRITLTNARGMDRPLRLGPGEAVALIVALRAMANLPGLGSDPALSSALAKLTAAAGDAATAAEAVAIAPADGADPALDAHVARVLGVARAALAAGERVHLRYTDASDRTTERDVDPLELLSDGEAWFLRGWCLLADGVRHFRLDRIGVVAATGVAVEPHDVGATSGRVRPEASALRATLTLTPRSRWVAERFGGDVVREGERDIDVELDVADEAWLARLVLDLGPDVLALAPAHVADAIAVRAASALAAYGEVS
- a CDS encoding diacylglycerol/lipid kinase family protein; amino-acid sequence: MSRIGLVVNPAAGRGRAAAAGPVVADQLRAAGHDVVDLTTPDVTSARARTAAFLQAPGADALVGVGGDGVVNLAVNAILTHAPHVPLGLVAAGTGNDTARSLGLDLRDPVTGVAHVVAALTRPPRRLDVGEITTLRQDATAADGDATPDGVRRFFLNVLSAGIDAAVNGRANRISRPRGPARYVIALAAELAAFRGFDVRVVADGVDLGDAGTLLAVANSRSIGGGMQIAPDASWTDGQFDVVTARTIPRRTLLRVFPRVYGGTHLSHPAVSVTRASEVHLLPGPGTERRLAPPPLVHADGEPVGRVPLRLRVVPGALAVLA
- a CDS encoding GNAT family N-acetyltransferase; protein product: MPDATRQESAPPEDAAPVEDVAPPAESRFVDDPAAVLPVTPALPPGWTVARPDAGDPAVVERLTALLRDHEARGRGWPGSDEAAVLGEIGVPAERTRANVVVLDGRERIQAWGSVHDRAGGRMLLVHVVSHDLPTAEADACASVLVDWAVAQAAAVGSARGLDVQQIDTGAFAADERLHAWLAAADFAKVRTWWQMSRPAQDEDADLVTDPHSWERSGVRFRLVRRDGVGLPEESDLRAVHEILEDAFTDHFNSWAETFDEFLHRLREDPGHRWDHWWLAELVDRPGEPIPVGALVGTVSESQDGPDGSYVSYLGVLGTARGRGVAKGLLHSIVADAASRGRDRVGLEVDADSSTRAQEIYSALGWRLRYVTESWHRDVPIV